The Dehalobacter sp. genome has a segment encoding these proteins:
- a CDS encoding YitT family protein gives SGALVGMGAGLVLRSLGSNGGLDVIAVLLFQRYNIGIGKLYFAYNLILFAFALTALPVDLVIASLIMVFITSVGVEYVLSMFSQRKSVFIVSDKNREIARDIMDKLRQGATYIKGYGAYSGREKDILMTVVNNVQLKKLEEIVFTNDDHALFIVENTFNVLGASFSKRKIY, from the coding sequence CCTCCGGCGCACTGGTCGGCATGGGCGCGGGCCTGGTGCTGCGCTCGCTCGGCTCCAACGGCGGCCTGGACGTCATCGCCGTGCTGCTCTTCCAGCGCTACAACATCGGCATCGGCAAGCTCTATTTCGCCTACAACCTGATCCTGTTCGCCTTCGCCCTGACGGCTCTGCCTGTGGACCTGGTCATCGCCTCGCTCATCATGGTCTTCATCACCAGCGTGGGTGTGGAATACGTGCTGTCCATGTTCTCCCAGCGCAAGAGCGTGTTCATCGTCTCGGACAAGAACCGCGAGATCGCCCGCGACATCATGGACAAGCTGCGCCAGGGCGCGACGTACATAAAGGGCTACGGAGCGTATTCGGGCCGCGAGAAGGACATCCTCATGACCGTGGTCAACAACGTGCAGCTCAAAAAGCTGGAGGAGATCGTCTTCACCAATGACGATCACGCGCTGTTCATCGTGGAGAACACGTTCAACGTGCTGGGTGCTTCATTTTCGAAGCGGAAGATTTACTGA